A region of the Streptomyces sp. NBC_00442 genome:
CTTGCGGCTGTCGCGCGGATGCACGGCAATGTTCATGGTGCCGGACCGAAGGACCTCCAGCCTTTCGGCCAGAACCTCCTCCAACTCCTCGCGGGTGCGCCGCTCCATGAGCATGTCCCAGTGCGTACGCGCGGGCTTGCCCTTCTTCTCCTCAGGGCCGTCGCCGTCCACCAGGAGTGCGGGGGCCCCGCAGACCTTGCACTCCCACTCCGGCGGAATCTCCGCCTCCACCGAGAAGGGCATCTCAAAGCGATGTCCCTTCTCGCATGCGTACTCCACGGCCTGGCGCGGGGCCAGATCGATGCCGCGGTCGGTCTCGTAGCTGGTCACCACGAGGCGCGTGCCGCGAAGAGCTCGCTCACTCATGAATCGTGCCTCCCGGGCTTGTCGCCCACAGGACAGGTGTCACTGTCGTCGTCATCCGGTCAACGTCCGGTCGGCGGTAAAGATTCCCGTTCTGGGTCATGCGTCGCCGTCGTGCCGCCCCTTGTTGTACCCACCAGTGACCGGTTTGTCACATCTGACAGCAGATGTCACCCAGCGTCTTCTCTACTTGAGCACGCAGTAACGGTCCGCCTGGCAGGCCAAAGGCGTACACTACCGGCCTTTCACTTCAACGTCTAAATCCGCGCCGGAACAGGGTTCCCCGCGGCGGCCACAGCGGCCCGCACCGGTACCCGGGCGAGCAGCACGAACCCGACCGCGAAGAACACCACCAGCGAGATGATGGCATCCCTGTAGCTCCCGGTCAGCTGGTACGCCAGACCGAACACCAATGGCCCCAGCCAGCTCAGCCCGCGGTCGCTCATCTCGTAGGCCGAGAAGTACTCGGCCTCCTTGCCGCTGGGCACCAG
Encoded here:
- a CDS encoding RNA polymerase-binding protein RbpA, giving the protein MSERALRGTRLVVTSYETDRGIDLAPRQAVEYACEKGHRFEMPFSVEAEIPPEWECKVCGAPALLVDGDGPEEKKGKPARTHWDMLMERRTREELEEVLAERLEVLRSGTMNIAVHPRDSRKSA